The window GATCCTGACGCTGACCTTGACTCAGCCATAAGAATAATGCAAAAAGCAAGGATAAGAAGAATTCCGGTGACAGAAAATGGAAAGCTTATCGGGTTCATTTCAGCTGATGATGTCGCAGCCGCTTTCAAAGAACAATTTGATCTCTTCATGGAACTTGAATCAGCCTATGCAAAACATTAAAAAATCTGAACCTAAAAGGCCAATCCCCCTTTGAAAGTGATGAAAAGTTAATGAAAGACAGGGTCGTTCTTATAACAGGTTCCAGTAACGGTATTGGCAGGGCAACTGCCTTAAGATTTGCCTCTGAAAAAGCAAAGGTTGTGATAACTTATTGCAATGACAGGTCTGGAGGTGAGGATACAGAAAAGAGATGTAGAGCACTGGGAGCTCAAGAAACGTTGCTTCTCAAGCTGGACCTGAGGGATAACCTGAGCATATTAAATAATGTTGATAAGATTATTAAGACCTTTGGCAGGATAGATATCCTCATAAACAATGCAGGTGTGGTGGTCTGGAAGCCACTGGATAAGCAGGAATTCAGTGATATAGAAAATCAGATAAGGACAAACCTTGAAGGGCTTATAAAGATGACGCGAGCATGCCTGCCCTATGTTGATAAGATGATAATAAATATATCAAGCGGTGCAGGTTTAAGAGGATTTCCAGAGCTTGCACCTTATTGCGCCACAAAATTTGGAGTAAGGGGCTTTACACAGGCACTTGCCCGTGAAATTTCAAGACCAAGGATATACACTGTCAACCCTGATATGACAAGCACCAGAATCACAGGTTTTCAGGGCAGACCTCCTGAACAGGTCGCAGAGGTTATTTTAAATTTGGCAAAGGGCAGATACAGAAAGAAATCAGGCAGTGATATTAATGTATGGGATTATGTTTGAGAAGAAGAGATGAAAACGCAAATAAATTATTACTCTCTTTTAACAGTAATAGAATCCTTACCGCTTAGGCCTCCCAGATCTATAGCAGTAATCACGATATAATTATTACCATATACAAGCGGCACTGTAGCACTCCATCTATGGTTGCATAAGTAAGGAGTACCAAGAAAATTGCATATCTGAACACTTTGATAAGTATCGCCACCTTGATTAGTTGTTTTGTTTTCCCATGTGACCTTAACACCTGTATCTTCAGCAGAACCTGAACAGCACCTCCAGTGAGTAGGGCTTATGAATGCCCTACCGCTTAGGTAAATTGAGTCATCATTAGTGGAGAAAGTAGGTTCAGTTGTTGGATATTCAATGGTCACCCAACCATTACCGTTTCTAAATTCATAATCTCCATTAACTCCACCACCTCCACAGCTGGCT of the Thermodesulfovibrionales bacterium genome contains:
- a CDS encoding SDR family oxidoreductase, producing the protein MKDRVVLITGSSNGIGRATALRFASEKAKVVITYCNDRSGGEDTEKRCRALGAQETLLLKLDLRDNLSILNNVDKIIKTFGRIDILINNAGVVVWKPLDKQEFSDIENQIRTNLEGLIKMTRACLPYVDKMIINISSGAGLRGFPELAPYCATKFGVRGFTQALAREISRPRIYTVNPDMTSTRITGFQGRPPEQVAEVILNLAKGRYRKKSGSDINVWDYV